A section of the Capsicum annuum cultivar UCD-10X-F1 unplaced genomic scaffold, UCD10Xv1.1 ctg81431, whole genome shotgun sequence genome encodes:
- the LOC124895343 gene encoding pentatricopeptide repeat-containing protein At4g33990-like: MLSTTDVKPDCYTFPPVLKVYSKLGLEWDVFVAASLVHMYCRFQCLCVALRIFKDMPYRDIGCWNVMISGFHQNGNAMEALSLLDEMRLKGIKMNLVTTATLLLICAPLGDTVRTRNIAMTVECFRQVLGSIFVKICGGDEEVEELVEAVGGLPDCLVILIEALVRCRSDLRASVVNGALYWMRLDLKEKRNHRPNSCGDNGIIVFRMHNEQFSAKPL, encoded by the exons ATGTTGTCCACAACTGATGTTAAGCCTGACTGTTACACCTTTCCTCCAGTGTTGAAAGTGTATTCAAAACTTGGGTTAGAGTGGGATGTGTTTGTAGCTGCCTCGTTGGTGCATATGTATTGTCGTTTCCAATGTTTGTGTGTTGCCTTAAGAATTTTTAAGGACATGCCTTATCGAGATATAGGTTGTTGGAATGTTATGATATCCGGGTTTCATCAGAATGGAAATGCTATGGAGGCATTGAGCTTGTTGGATGAGATGAGATTAAAGGGTATAAAAATGAATTTAGTGACTACTGCAACACTACTACTTATATGTGCACCGCTTGGTGATACT GTACGTACGCGTAACATAGCTATGACAGTTGAATGCTTTAGACAAGTGTTGGGTTCAATATTTGTTAAAATTTGTGGAGGTGATGAGGAGGTggaggaacttgttgaagctgtTGGAGGGTTGCCTGATTGTCTTGTGATTCTGATAGAAGCCCTTGTTAGATGTCGTAGtgatttgagagctt CAGTTGTTAATGGAGCACTGTATTGGATGCGCCTCGAtttaaaagagaagagaaatCATCGTCCCAATTCATGTGGGGATAATGGAATCATTGTTTTTAGAATGCATAATGAACAATTCTCTGCTAAGCCTCtgtga